GTAGTTGTATCCTTGGAAGTTGAATCAGATTTGCCACCATCTAATACCAAACGAATAACATCGTTTGCTTCTTGTAATTTCTCAATAACCTCAACGTTATTATAAGTTTCCCAAAACTCCAATTGCGCTGTTCCTTGAAGAAGCTTACGAACCCTTTCCGGTTCTTTAACACCGGGTAGCTCAATCAAAATCCTACCTGATGTACCAAGCTGTTGAATATTGGGTTGAGTTACACCAAATTTATCAATACGAGTACGCAATACATTGAAAGATTGGTCAATGGCATTGTTGGCCTCGGTTCTCAAAATAGCAATCACATCTTCATTGGAACTTTGATTGGTTACTCCTTTGTCTTTCAAAGTATAACCAAAAATAGCCGGGGAGGCAAGGCGGGAATTCGAAGCCACTTCATTAAATGCCTTTCCAAACAAAGTAATGAAATCCTCTTGAGAAACTTTATGCCTTTCAGTTGCTAAAGCTAAAGCCCTGTTGAAATCCGGATCATTTGAATTGTTAGATAAAGAACGTAACAAATCAGGAATAGATACTTCCATGGTTACGTTCATACCGCCTTTAAGGTCAAGACCCAAAGGAAGTTCTTTCTCCTTACATTCACGATAAGTGTATTCCGTGATACCAAGGTTGTAAATAACCTGGCTTTGCATACTGTCAAGATATCTTTGCTCTTTTACTTGATCACCGTTTGCGTACTCTGCAGCATCCTTTTCCACGCTGTTGGTGAACCAAGAGAAGCTTAGTGTGTACAAACAAACTACGGCAAAAATGATAGCAAAAACTTGAATGGTGCCCTTTTGTTGCATGAGTGAAAATTAATCGATTATACCCTAATTTTTGAGGGTGCAAACCTACGTTTAATTCGCTTACAATTGACAAATTAAGGAATTTTGCCTAAAACCCGCGTCAATTAAGCTATGTAATCTTAATGTTTATTGGTTTAACCCCTTTTATTCAAAAAAATCAAGCGAAAATTAATAGGAATTCAAATACTGAAAAATTCAGCTTACCGAATTACCGAAACTGACCCTGTTTGGAAGTAATCATTGCCCACTTTTTTCCCTTCCCATTGATCGCTATCTGCAAACTTGGCTTCAATTTTCCACATATAGGATCCCAATTCCACCGCTTCCCCTTTATAGGTTCCATCCCAACCCTCCGCCGGACGCCCATTATCAAGTTTATCGGATGACCAAAGCAAGTTTCCCCATTTATCATATACCAAACAAGTATATTCCATTAATCCAACTCCTTTTGGCAAAAACAAACCGGTTTCTCCTTCACCTCCTTGAATCAATGCATTTGGAACCGATAGATTCTTAAACAATTCTACATAAATGGTTCTCGATGTATTTGCATAACACCCTTTATCACTCATTACCGTAAACTTAATCAGGTATTCTCCAAAATTACTGTATAGGTGATTAGGGTTCTGAACATTGGAGGAGTCACCATCCCCAAACGACCAAGACCACTGCACTCCATTCTGAGAATTATCCACAAAATGAACAATTCCGGCGTCTTCTTGCTGTCCTCCGGAAACCGAAAAATCTGCTATTGGAGGCTGGTAAACAACAATTGAAGCAGGAGCAAAAGCAGTATCTGAACAACCATCCAGCCTTGCAATAAGCATAACATCAAAAACTCCCGGATCATTAAAAATATGCATAGGTTCAAACTCTAAAGAGGTATCCCCATCACCAAAAATCCATAAATAATCAATAGCACCAATACTGGTATTGTCATAGGTCAAAATAACTGAATTACAAGCAGAATCACTACCGACGAATGAAGCTATTGGCATTTCACTCACCACATAGGTTGAACTAGTTGAATCGGTGCAACCAAAGGCATTGGAACCTACCAACTGAATGGTAAAGGTTCCAACAGAAGTATAAGAGGTTGAAGGGGTATTAATGGTTGAAACAAATCCATTCCCAAAATCCCAATTAACATTCGTTGTTCCAATTGTTGTATTTTCAAATTGAACAAGAGAAGGAGCACCACATCCTCCGGGTGCACTTTGTGTGAAGGTTATGTTAGGAGGCATAACTACCGTAATTCCAAATGTATCAGACAACCCTAAACAGCCATTAAAATCAGTTGCTACGGCAATTAATAAACTATCCTGAACAGGTGTCACCGTTATTAAGGTATCATTTAAACCTAATCCAGGCCAATTGTAGGAGTATATTCCATTGCCGCCACTGGCAGAAGCTTCCAATTGAACACTTCCTCCTAAACAAATGCTATCTGTGCCAGTAATTATAGTAACAACTTGTTGTGGTTGAGTTAAACTAAATATCACCGTATCTCTGCAACTATTGTCATCCATTACATAAAGCGTATAAGTACCTGCACCTAAATCATTTAATACAGAGGTTGGACTTTGAACTGTATCCAAAAAATAAGAATAGGGCTGAGTTCCACCTATAACAAAGGCCACGCCTGAACCATTGGTCGAACCAAAACAGGATGGATCATCAATTCCAAGCACCGACGCTTCTAAAGTATCGGGCTCTAAAACCGTGGCCCCTCCTTGCACAGTACAACCATTTGAATCTGTAACTACCACATTGTAATTTCCACCATCCAACTGTCCAATAATAGAATCCGTTCCTCCATTATCCCAAGCAAAAGTATAAGGCAAGGTTCCGCCCTCTGCATGCACCATCACCCTACCATTGTTATAACCATTACAAGTTAAATGTACGGTTGAAATGCTTGAAATTACTAATACAGGAGGGTTGTTGAGGAAAGTATCTGCTTGGGCCGAACATCCGTTGCTATCAACCAAGGTAACGGTGTAGGCGCCGGCTTCTAGTTGGATGGCAGACATTCCGGTTTGTCCATTGGTCCAAAATGCCGTATAACCGGGAGTTCCACCACCCGGCAATATCGTTATACTTCCGGAATTATCAAATGCACAAAGGGGATTATGCAACTCAGTAAACTGAATTTGAAGTTGGCTTGGACCACTAATACTATCATTTGTTGCCGCCTGACAACCGGCCGAATCCACCACAGCAACCACATGAAATCCGGGTACTAAATGCAATGCAGTATCCCCCGATTCTCCATTATCCCAAATAAATTGATATGGTGCTGTTCCTCCGGTGGCAATGGCATACCCTTGACCACTTGGCTCCTGAAAACAGTTTGCCGCACGGGTACCAATGATGGAAACAGAAACCGGTGAAGGTTGGGTAACTGAAAGTGAATCAGAACCGAAACAACCATTGGCATCGGTAACAACTATGGCAAAATCTCCGGCATACAAACTGTTGGCAACCGGACCAGATTCTCCATTGCTCCAAGCATAGGTATAAGGTGTACTACCTCCTAAAATGGTCATTCCGGCTGTAGCATTACTATCTCCAAAACAAAGTGCATTATGAATAACAAAAGAAGAAACTAAAATTGGGCTTGGTTCGAATATACTGGCAGAATCTATTTCAGAACACCCATTATTGTCTGTAACTGTTAAGGTAATTGTTCCTGCAGGAAGCCCCAAAGCAGTATCAGTAGTTTGTCCATCACCCCATAGTAAAGAATATGGAGGATTACCTCCTGCTGCCAAAGCAGAAATTCCACCATCCGACAATCCATTACAAGAAACCGAAAGCTGGTAAGGAAACTGTATGCTAATTGGGGTAGGTTGCGTTATAGATCCCGATGCCGACCCACTACAACCTAAAGCATCCGTAATTTCAACTGTATAAGATCCAACAGCCAGGTTAGTAGCAATTGCTGCAGTTTGACCATTAGACCATAGATAGGTATAACCTCCATTTCCTCCACTTGCTGTAACCTGAAGAGATCCGTTGGCAGCTCCATTACAACTGGCATTTGACACAACATTAACCAATCCAGCTACGGCAGTAGGTGTTCCAATTGTTGCAAAGGCCGAATCCATACAACCATTATTATCAGTTACCACAACCGTAGAAGAACCGGCACTTAAACCATTTGCGTTTGCTGTATTTTGTCCGTTGCTCCATTGATAAAAATAAGGAGATGTTCCTCCACTTGCCAAGGAGACTGCTGTACCATTGCTAGAACCTAAGCAACTTACATTGGTGGTTCCTGTTATATTTACATTCAGGTCTGGTGGTTGAACTATTGTTATGGAGGTAGAACCCGAACAGGTTTGTGCATCAGTAACGGTAACAGTCACTACCCCGGCAGGCAAATTGGTAGCTGTGCTGGTTAATTGTCCATTGCTCCAAGAATATGTAAAAGGTGCTTGACCATTTAATGTATTAACCGAGGCAGTGCCGGTTGATTGTCCAAAACAACTAACATCCGTTTTATTGGTTGACAAAGAAATACCCGGGGTATTTGATATAGTAACATTCGATGTGCTGGAACAACCAAAAAAGTCCGTGACCGTGACCGTATAAGATCCAGGAATTAATCCATTTACGCTTTGAGTTGTTTGCCCACCAGACCACAAAAAATCATAGGGTCCAATTCCTCCGGATGCAGTAGCACTGGCTGTTCCATTGTTCGTACTGTTGCAAGTTACATTCGTAAATGAAGCAATTCCCGCTACTACCTGAGTAGGTTGTGTAATGGTTATGGAGGCAGAATTTGTACATCCCCTGGCATCAGTTACAGTTACAGTATGAGCACCTGCGCTTAAATTATTGGCATTAATTGTCGACTGCCCATTATCCCAGGAGAAGGTGTATGGTGTTGTTCCTCCTGAAGCAATTGCATTAGCCGTTCCATTATTTAAACCAAAACAAGTAATATTGGTATGGCTTGAAATGGATATTGTTAAAGGTTGAGGCTGAGTTATATTTCCGGAAACAGATTTTGTACAACCATTCGCATCAGTAATTAAAACAGAAGTAGACGTAGCCGATTGGTTTGTTATTGAAGCAGTGTTTTGACCACCACCCCATAGATAGGTATAGGGAGAAATACCACCAGAAACTGAAACCGATGCCGAACCATTATTTCCACCGGCACAACTTACAGGGGAGGTAGTCAATGTAGCAGTTAAAGAACTTGGTTGTGTAATGGTGGCAGTATTACTTCCGGAACATCCACCATTATCGTTAATGGTTACCGTATAAGTACCGGCGGTCAAGTTACTAATTGAAGCGGTATTTTGACCGGAGCTCCACAATACTACAAAAGGAGGTGTTCCACTTTGAGGAAAAGCTGTCGCAGTTCCATTAGCACCTAGATTACAGGTTACATTGGTGCTGGAAACGTTCACTAAAAAAGTATTCGATTGGCTTATAGTAGCAGTTGCAAATGCTGTGCAACCGGCAGCATCAGTAACGGTAACTATGTAATTTGTGGAACTAAGACCTGTGGCGGTTGCAGAAGTTTGCACAGGTGTGGTATTCCAAGAATAAGAATACGGTTGAATCCCTCCAACACCAATGGCTGTTGCTGTGCCGTTAGTTCCTCCTCCACAATAAGTAGGGGTGGTTGCGGTTATGTTGGCTTGTAAACTAGAAACTGCACTAACTGTTCCGGTAGCAGTAGCATTGCATGAACCACCCGTACTTACAGTAACAGTATAAACTCCTGCACCTAAATTGGTAGCTGTTGGAGTTGTTTGAACCGGAGTTGTATTCCACGAATAAGTAACAGGAGTTGAAACTCCAGAAACGGTAGCTATGGCAGTTCCGGTATTGGAAGTACAAGCGCTATTTGTGGTTGAAACAGTAACCAAAGGACTAGCTAATACTGTCACATTTTGGGTGGAACTTGAAGAACAACCTCCTGCACTGGAAATGGTATGAGTTACGGTAAAATTTCCGGCTGTTGCGTAAGTATGAGAAGGATTTTCTTGGGTTGATGATGTTCCATCTCCAAATGTCCAGTTATGCGAAACACCTGATCCGGAGGCACCGGTATTAGTAAATGAAAAGTTATTGTTTTGTAAACATTGGCTTGAAACAGGAATTGTAAAGGTTGCACTGGCATTCGAAACTGTTAAAGTATTCGATGCGGTTTGAGCTGAACAGGCATCAGATATGGTTAAACTATAGGTGGTGGTGGTTCCCGGTGAAACAGTAATGGAAGACGCAGTAGATCCACCCGGCGACCAACTGTAATTATATGGACCAAAACTACCGGTTGGAGTAGCTGTTAAGGTTATTGATTGACCCGAACAAACGGTTGCAGGGCCCGAAATAGTTGCTGATAAAGCATTGTTGTTCAGAATGGTAAGTGTAGCACTGGGCGGAGTAGAACAAAAACAACCGGCGTTGGATAAGGTGATTGTAATGGTTTCATTCGCCTCAGAAGAACCATCCAAAATGGTATTGAGATTCAAATTGGCAACACTTTGTCCTGCAGGGATAGTTATACTTCCGGGGAATGCTGTATAATCTGCTCCGGGTGTAGCTGTTCCTGAAACTTGAAAACCAATAGTCATAGGTGCAGACAAATCTCCACTTGCATCTCTGGAAAAAGTAAATTTACCATCATGACATCCTTCATAGATGGTATTATTTCCGGTGCTGGTAACGCTGGAAGATAAAGTAACCCCTTCTCCCGCGCTAAAACTACCGGCTTTTAAAAACACAGCACTATCATAAATATAATCACCTACGTCTGCAACTACCAATTTGATATGGTAACTTTGGCAAGGCACAACTGCCGCAACTGCCTCCAAAGGAACTGTGTAACCATCGTATTGAAGTCCTTGTCCACCCGCATTATTAATATAAAATGAAGAGTTCGTAAACTGATTCACGTTATCAATGGAAACAGGAGTGCTAGTTCCAGGTATTAAGGCAATATTTGTTGGTGGCAAATTAGATGGGCCTCCGCTTAAATAAAAGGCAAATACATCATTATACCCGCTATTTACATACTCCGGATATTCTTCAGACCCCCATACATAAGTAAATCTAACAGTGTCCGATAAGGGTAAAAAGTCAAACTCAATTACACAAGCATCATTTGTAAAAGTATTTAATAAGGTATTTAAGTCATTATCCCCATTTTCAAAATTACTTGCAGAACGATTACCTGAATTATTCGGACCAACAGAATAAGCTGCAGCTCCAGAGGTCATAACCACACCACTATTAAACCCAATTATGGAACTCCCATTGGTAAATGTACCAATAGAAATCGGCGACCCGGTATAAACAATGTTGCTAGCGGTTACACAACCGCCCAACAAAGTATTGGTAACAAAGGCCTGAACATCTGTTGCAGTTGTAGCAGGAGTAACTGTAATAGTTTGGGAATAAAGGAACAATGGCCCCAATGAAGCTAATGTAACTAATTGGAGTTTTTTCAAAAAGGATTTGGTCGAAAAAGACATGTTTGTTTTCCGAATTTTCAGACTGCATTTATACCCTTTTTTTTAATTCAGGTTTCCATTTATCCGACGTATTCTCAACTAAGGTATGTTTATTTAATTCATCTTTTCCAAATTTCGAAAAAAACAACATCCATTACCCAAAATTATGGAGGCAATTTGAAAAGAAAATCTATTTTTGCAAAATTATTATTTATAGATCATGAGAATTTTTTATATTATTTCGAAAAACCTAAAAACCTTTTTCACTTTTACCAATACAGAATTAAAAGGCCTATTTTTATTGTCTTTTTTAATATCTCTTACATTGGCCATCCGAATAGCACTACCCCATATATTGCACAAAGATTTAAATTATAATGAACATGAACTCATGAATTTATATAAAAAAATGGAATCTTGCATTGATACCCACCAATACCAACATGTCTACCGAACTACTCACTATATAAATTCTAATGACTCGGTTACTTGGCCTCCGGAAAACAGCAACTTTCATAAGAATCAAGGAATAGAAAAAATCCAACAAACCGAAAAAATTGAAATTAACCTAGCGGATTCATCACAACTAACGAAAATAAAAGGACTTGGGCCCTACTTCGCTTCCAAGATTATTAAACTAAGAAATAGATATCATGGCCTATATTCAATCTGGCAACTTCAGGAAATACACTTTATGGATAGCGCAAAAATTACTTCTATTTCTCCATACCTAAGTGTAAATGAACGATTTATTAAAAGGCATGACTTAAACAATCTTCATAAGGACTCTATAAAAGGAAATTATTACTTCACCTTTAAAATGGTAGATATTATAAACAATTACAGGAAACAACATGGCCCCTATAAGTCAGTTGAGGAAGTTACTCATACAGGAATTGTTCCAGACTCTACCTTTCAAAAAATTAAGCATTATCTGGAAATTCGGCCATAAAACTATATACCTTTCCTACCAATTAATATTAAGCGTTCAGAAATCGCCGAATCAAAATCACTTAAGTTATAATCTCCAAAGACACCTTCTAAATTTAAACCAGATTGCCTAAACATAGATTTAAAATCCTCAACTGTCAATAATGTAACCCGTTCTTGGAATTCAAATGGTTTACCGTTATCAATGAATGAAATGGTTTTTATGACTTCATTATTTAAGATCTCCTTTTTCAAACTAAAGGTCAGCCCCTCCACTCTTTTCTCGGAATATTTTACCAAATTTCTTAGCACAAATTCTGCATTCAAGAAATCAATTACTATACCTCCTCCAGGCTTAATCGCTGCAGCCATAGACTGAATAACCTTCAAATTATCAAGTGGCCTTGGAAAATAACCCATGCTGGTAAACAAATTAAATGCCCAATCAAAATAATTAATACGAAAGGGTAAACGCATATCGTGCTGGAAAAAATGTAGCGATTTTCCTTCAAACTTTCTTGCATAGGAAATACTTTCATTGGACAAGTCAAATCCGGTAACCTCATAGCCCAAATGATTCAAATAAATACTATGTCTTCCTTTTCCACATGCAACATCCAATAACTTGGAATTTGAATTAGGTTTTAACTCTTGGATCAAATGATCTAAAAACCTTTCAGCTTCAGCAAAATCCCTATCTTTATAAAGTAAGTGATAATAGGAAGTATCAAACCAGTCTTTGTACCATTCTCCGCATAAATTTTCTTCCATAACTTTTTAAATTCAATGTTTGGCAATGGCCATGGTTGCTACACTTATTGATAGTTCTGAGCCATGTTCCTTTCGAATTGAATCAATACAACTAATCAAGGTTGATCCGGTGGTCAATACATCGTCTACGATTAATATATGTCGTCTTGATTCTTCCATCCTACGAAAACTAAAAACATCTTCAATGTTTTGATACCGATCAAACATACTTCTACGTGTTTGGGTTTCAGTAAACTTAATTCGTTCTAAACTTCTACAATCAAGTTCAACATTTAGTGACTTAGACAACCCTCTACCAAACCATTCAGCTTGGTTGTAGCCTCTTCTAACAAGTTTTTCAGGATGCAAGGGTACAGGAATAATCAAATCCAGATCTTGAAACATGGTTGATTCCTTCAATTCCTCACCATACCAAATTCCTACTGTTTCTCCTATTTCCTTTTCACCTTTGTATTTTAACTGGTGGATAAGTTTTTGAACCTTGTCCCCCTTTTGAAAATAATAATAGGATGCAGCGGTTCGAATCAAGACCTTTCCCCAAAATAGTTTGCTAGCAGGATTATCTGAATAAGTATGAAAATGGGTTTTTGGTAGGTTATTCCGGCATATCCCGCATACATTTCTTTCATGCTGAAGCAAAGCCTCTCCACATGCAGAGCAATAATCAGGATATGCCAAACTTAATAACCCATCAAGTTGTCTTTTGATAATATGTAACATTATAAAACATGCTTAAATCCA
The sequence above is drawn from the Bacteroidia bacterium genome and encodes:
- a CDS encoding choice-of-anchor L domain-containing protein — translated: MKKLQLVTLASLGPLFLYSQTITVTPATTATDVQAFVTNTLLGGCVTASNIVYTGSPISIGTFTNGSSIIGFNSGVVMTSGAAAYSVGPNNSGNRSASNFENGDNDLNTLLNTFTNDACVIEFDFLPLSDTVRFTYVWGSEEYPEYVNSGYNDVFAFYLSGGPSNLPPTNIALIPGTSTPVSIDNVNQFTNSSFYINNAGGQGLQYDGYTVPLEAVAAVVPCQSYHIKLVVADVGDYIYDSAVFLKAGSFSAGEGVTLSSSVTSTGNNTIYEGCHDGKFTFSRDASGDLSAPMTIGFQVSGTATPGADYTAFPGSITIPAGQSVANLNLNTILDGSSEANETITITLSNAGCFCSTPPSATLTILNNNALSATISGPATVCSGQSITLTATPTGSFGPYNYSWSPGGSTASSITVSPGTTTTYSLTISDACSAQTASNTLTVSNASATFTIPVSSQCLQNNNFSFTNTGASGSGVSHNWTFGDGTSSTQENPSHTYATAGNFTVTHTISSAGGCSSSSTQNVTVLASPLVTVSTTNSACTSNTGTAIATVSGVSTPVTYSWNTTPVQTTPTATNLGAGVYTVTVSTGGSCNATATGTVSAVSSLQANITATTPTYCGGGTNGTATAIGVGGIQPYSYSWNTTPVQTSATATGLSSTNYIVTVTDAAGCTAFATATISQSNTFLVNVSSTNVTCNLGANGTATAFPQSGTPPFVVLWSSGQNTASISNLTAGTYTVTINDNGGCSGSNTATITQPSSLTATLTTSPVSCAGGNNGSASVSVSGGISPYTYLWGGGQNTASITNQSATSTSVLITDANGCTKSVSGNITQPQPLTISISSHTNITCFGLNNGTANAIASGGTTPYTFSWDNGQSTINANNLSAGAHTVTVTDARGCTNSASITITQPTQVVAGIASFTNVTCNSTNNGTASATASGGIGPYDFLWSGGQTTQSVNGLIPGSYTVTVTDFFGCSSTSNVTISNTPGISLSTNKTDVSCFGQSTGTASVNTLNGQAPFTYSWSNGQLTSTATNLPAGVVTVTVTDAQTCSGSTSITIVQPPDLNVNITGTTNVSCLGSSNGTAVSLASGGTSPYFYQWSNGQNTANANGLSAGSSTVVVTDNNGCMDSAFATIGTPTAVAGLVNVVSNASCNGAANGSLQVTASGGNGGYTYLWSNGQTAAIATNLAVGSYTVEITDALGCSGSASGSITQPTPISIQFPYQLSVSCNGLSDGGISALAAGGNPPYSLLWGDGQTTDTALGLPAGTITLTVTDNNGCSEIDSASIFEPSPILVSSFVIHNALCFGDSNATAGMTILGGSTPYTYAWSNGESGPVANSLYAGDFAIVVTDANGCFGSDSLSVTQPSPVSVSIIGTRAANCFQEPSGQGYAIATGGTAPYQFIWDNGESGDTALHLVPGFHVVAVVDSAGCQAATNDSISGPSQLQIQFTELHNPLCAFDNSGSITILPGGGTPGYTAFWTNGQTGMSAIQLEAGAYTVTLVDSNGCSAQADTFLNNPPVLVISSISTVHLTCNGYNNGRVMVHAEGGTLPYTFAWDNGGTDSIIGQLDGGNYNVVVTDSNGCTVQGGATVLEPDTLEASVLGIDDPSCFGSTNGSGVAFVIGGTQPYSYFLDTVQSPTSVLNDLGAGTYTLYVMDDNSCRDTVIFSLTQPQQVVTIITGTDSICLGGSVQLEASASGGNGIYSYNWPGLGLNDTLITVTPVQDSLLIAVATDFNGCLGLSDTFGITVVMPPNITFTQSAPGGCGAPSLVQFENTTIGTTNVNWDFGNGFVSTINTPSTSYTSVGTFTIQLVGSNAFGCTDSTSSTYVVSEMPIASFVGSDSACNSVILTYDNTSIGAIDYLWIFGDGDTSLEFEPMHIFNDPGVFDVMLIARLDGCSDTAFAPASIVVYQPPIADFSVSGGQQEDAGIVHFVDNSQNGVQWSWSFGDGDSSNVQNPNHLYSNFGEYLIKFTVMSDKGCYANTSRTIYVELFKNLSVPNALIQGGEGETGLFLPKGVGLMEYTCLVYDKWGNLLWSSDKLDNGRPAEGWDGTYKGEAVELGSYMWKIEAKFADSDQWEGKKVGNDYFQTGSVSVIR
- a CDS encoding helix-hairpin-helix domain-containing protein, which translates into the protein MRIFYIISKNLKTFFTFTNTELKGLFLLSFLISLTLAIRIALPHILHKDLNYNEHELMNLYKKMESCIDTHQYQHVYRTTHYINSNDSVTWPPENSNFHKNQGIEKIQQTEKIEINLADSSQLTKIKGLGPYFASKIIKLRNRYHGLYSIWQLQEIHFMDSAKITSISPYLSVNERFIKRHDLNNLHKDSIKGNYYFTFKMVDIINNYRKQHGPYKSVEEVTHTGIVPDSTFQKIKHYLEIRP
- a CDS encoding class I SAM-dependent methyltransferase, with product MEENLCGEWYKDWFDTSYYHLLYKDRDFAEAERFLDHLIQELKPNSNSKLLDVACGKGRHSIYLNHLGYEVTGFDLSNESISYARKFEGKSLHFFQHDMRLPFRINYFDWAFNLFTSMGYFPRPLDNLKVIQSMAAAIKPGGGIVIDFLNAEFVLRNLVKYSEKRVEGLTFSLKKEILNNEVIKTISFIDNGKPFEFQERVTLLTVEDFKSMFRQSGLNLEGVFGDYNLSDFDSAISERLILIGRKGI
- a CDS encoding ComF family protein; this translates as MLHIIKRQLDGLLSLAYPDYCSACGEALLQHERNVCGICRNNLPKTHFHTYSDNPASKLFWGKVLIRTAASYYYFQKGDKVQKLIHQLKYKGEKEIGETVGIWYGEELKESTMFQDLDLIIPVPLHPEKLVRRGYNQAEWFGRGLSKSLNVELDCRSLERIKFTETQTRRSMFDRYQNIEDVFSFRRMEESRRHILIVDDVLTTGSTLISCIDSIRKEHGSELSISVATMAIAKH